Part of the Chanos chanos chromosome 5, fChaCha1.1, whole genome shotgun sequence genome, ttttgtaatttataGCATCATGTCAGTGAGTCATAGAGTGTCATGTGTGAAAAGCCTAAGAGCGTGCCCATTTCTGAGGTTTCTATGGCACCAGTAATCGTACCACACTCATATTCACGCAGGTCACTCATTCTAACATTCACATGAGCAGGAAATAGATCCTGTTTTCTACAGCAAATCATGGacatgtgactgtatgtgttatTCATTCTTGTGAACCATGTGGTGTATTTGCCAAAGTAGCATCTGAGTGTGAAATCGCTCCTTAATTATGAGATggcacaaacaaaagaacagataGCATTGTGCAAGTAACTTATAACAATTTAGTGTTTTAATTCAATATATTTTTTACTGTTAATAGAAATCTTGATCACTTCATAAAGCTGCTGATAAATTCAATTTCTGTCAATATGATAAAAAACATTGATGAAGAATAATCATTTCTGAGGAAGTCACATGGGcatttttgatgttttcatgGGAACTTGGTGCATCTTGGTGCATGCTTCAACTAATTCCTCCTAGCAACCGCATCTTGTCTCCGTATAGATACACAATGCACACTATGCAACTGAATGTTGTAGACCAGAGGATCGCTGATGCATCTTACAATCAGCATTAAATCATGTTTAAATAAGATaattcagtcaaaaacatttataattaaTGGATTTTGGATAATCATCTCAGTGTTCGATGCATTTAATACCAACCcaatatgaaaacaaatttcTACTTCTGCTATAGAGTGTCTGGGGACAAGAAGCCTTgaattttattaaaaacaaaacaaaaaaaacacagactgtatGTAACTGAGGGATCACAAGTGAACTCGCAagttcaaaaaatgttttgtttccagAACCACTGCAGGATCATACTACACTTACACAATAATTGCACTTTTAATGAGGTTAGTATATTCAGATAAAATTGTAACTATTTCAAGAGCAGCTTCACTTTGAAATGGTAACCTTACAGTGCAAAGGAGACGTTGCTTGACCTATAACAATGCAGCTCTACCAATCATTAACTCTTTCTTGTTTGAAATATTAGCCAATATTTAGGtgtcttgtaaaaaaaaacaacaacatagaTTGTATTTGCACCATTCATTGACACTTTAGTAATATACTATGTACAAGGAATTCTCAGGTTTTGAGTTTTTGGGCTCCCTTGTGTTTCTTAGCATCATGCAGTGGCGGATTTAGGTATGGGCAACTTGAGCAGCTGCCCCGGGGcgaccatcaaatatgtaatccTTAAAGATAACAATAGCTCACAAAGAATAGgataaaacattttttggtatgaaatatcatatttaaagaggcctttttttaatctcattgtTTCATGCAATGTACAAgcctttttgcatttttgaatGTTATGCTGTATGCACCAGTCATCAGTATGTGTAAGTTGTAactcatctgtgtttgttttatggttttatGGGGTCTTTTTCGTTAGACTGCAACAGCCATTGCCCAAATTAGTTGATTTATATTTCACTAATTTGTTAATGGGCCTTTCTCATGGCAGAGTCGGATGCTACAGTGACCATTGTCTACGATAGAGTGTGAACTTTATGTAAATTGTCACACAGTGTTCACGCGGTATTGGTTTTGAAAATCTGACCTGCGATATCAGAGAGTTTGACAAGATGAGCAGAGTGATGAAAATGACATCAGTCTTTCTTAATTAGCACTCACCAGATGTTGTTTTGTAACTTTTAAACTCTTAAGCTAGGGGGCGCAACTGTGAAAGAATTTGACGGACGACATGAAGTCAACTTTCTGAGTCTCACTGTGACTCTGTGATCCAGTTTATCATGGCTCCTCACATTTAATAAACTTGATCTCCTTTGTGGTGAAAGGTATTACTGGAGTAATGGCACTGAGACACATAGTCCATAGTccaaagaaagaatgaaagaaagaaagaattcagTCAAAAGCTTTTGATTTTGTGCAAACCAGCTCCGATCTGTGTGTCACACTGGGAAATGTGGTTAATGCGAAAGCTTCCACTTTCTTTTCCCACATGGTGTGAATACCACGTAACAGTCTGCGGTGAACCCACACGGTCGTTCGTTTTACACCCACAGTTCTCTGTCGTGAGTTCACATCTAAAAACTCGTCTATCATAAACTTTTCACCTTGCAGCATTTGCATATTTTGGAAGCAGCGACACTGTACAGTCAGAAAGCCACCCAGTCGCTGAGAGAGCAGTTTGTCAGTACAATGTTCTAGTCACATTATCAACGCTTCTTATCCTGACAACCTATTCAGTCTTAGAGAAACATGCTGGTTCTCCTCGTCATGACGACCGTCTCCAAGAAGCTTCTGGCAAAGTCTTAAACAAATTTCTTTCCAAATTTACAAAAAGACCTGGATATACACTCTCGGCCTGTagttatttgttctttttcttttctttttgacaggcaagatcttttttgtttgtttgtgtctttgtttgtttgtttttggcagcTAAGATCAGGTTCAGGGAGGCCTATGGAAAATCTGCAGGGTAGTTAGGTTGTATCTACACAACCAGTTCCTTTTCAAGATTATGAAGGGAATCTTGAAATTAAGTAAAGTACTTGCAAGGACTCTGTGATCTTTCAAAATTATTGCCATTTGTCAgtgataacccccccccccccccccccccccctcggccCCGTCCCCGTCTCCAAATGCCAAGCTGCTTCTGTTATCTTGATGCATGTACTTATTTTATGCAAACAGAAATATATGCTCATATCAGATCAGAATGTTAGAGGCCCCACAAGTAAAATATAGAAACAAACACTCATTggttcacactctcacacactcacacacaaacacatccaccacagaacacacacatacgcaaatacacacacacaccacacacacacacacacacacacacacacgcacgcagacacacacacgcacgcagacacacacaaaggcacacacacacacgtatatacactGTATTTTGTGTACTTTCCCCAAACTAAAGAACATTTAACCACACATGAGTAGCAGTTTACCTCCATACTGTTACTATGTGCGATCTCTTTAGTCTCTTGGTATGTGGTTGGTATAGTGACTAAAGCTCTATGACCCAGATAAGCAGGAAGCCCTAGTTAGGGTCTCAATTAAGAGTATACATCACACTCTGGAACTTCAGTCCCCCTAAAATGAATTTTGCTTTTACTTTATGCAACACTGACTGAATACACATTTGTTATATGCTTGTCAGTGCAGTTACTGATGTTACCGCTGATATACAGTTGGGCGTTTTGATAATTCTCTGTTTGTTATGTATTTCGGCCAAACCGCAATTGTTAAATTATGTCAAGTTAATTATGAAAAGCAGTCATTCTGTGACTCTTCTCAGTTTCTAATTGTCCATGTGCACGTTCTACAGATGTCGAGTGTCTGTTGTAAAATGAGGCCTCACCACTCTTCTGATTAGGGGTGTTGTAAGACCCAGTGGAGGTGGTATGACAGAGAGCGTCACCAGCGATGTATCGTAGACATGAGTCTGTGGGAGGAAACTCTAGCTCTGTTTGTTCCACAATGGCCCGTCTAGGTCAGGTTTAAATAAGAGTGAATCTCTGCTGGGGGCCAGACTTGGAGACTCAGAGAGTTGAAGACGGACTGAAGATGAAACCCACCACTCTCTTGGTTCAGTGCTCTGTTGCATTGCTAGTACTACTGCTCTCTGGACCCAAACAGACAGGTGTGTTAGTATGTGATTgtccctgtgtctctgtatttaCGGTATGAAAATAATTCTGATGCCTCTTTTGCCTGTTCTGCTTGTTGTTTTTATGGTTACTTGATTAATGAGAATAGGAACTTTGACAATAGCAATGAATTTAATGGTAACTATTTAATTCAAGACAATTTAAATCATTCGATGACAACACAACcacaatattaataatattattaataatactaattaataataataataataataataataaaattagaAGCTTCTGAAACTGGAAATGTCTTTACTTTCCTTTAGCTGGAGTGATTGTCGTCCCCTGTTGCCAAAAAACAAGTCACACCAAAGTAGAACTTGAGAAGCTTGTGAGCTACAAGTTTCAGGACCGACCACTATGCGCCCTGCGGGCTGTAAAGTAAGACTCCTTCAATAATATCAAATATGTATGGAATTCTACGTAATAACTGTAAGAATTACAGTTATTACTTAATTAACTGAGATACTTTTGTCTTACTTATCTCCTGATAAGTGATTTTGAATGATtgcagtttttcagttttttttttctttagatacACTAGTACCATACACTTCAGTTTGGATGTTTAATTTACGTTGTATGttgtttaatgtatttcatCCCATTCTGTCTTTAGATTCACCACAATCAAGGGTATCGTGATCTGTTCAGACCCGTCCACTAAATGGGCCAAGAGAGCGATGAAATACTTGGACGAGAAACGTAAATCTCCTCTCAGGACAACGACTATGGCGACGACAACCACCACAGCTACAGCAACAACTACAACAGCAACTCAAGAGAACTACAAGTCTCATCACTCAACGACAGACAACCCTGctctacaaaacacaacaaccatTCATATGCTCTTCCCgaacaaaaaacccttttgagttttgaaaaacaacatacaGATGAACCCTCCCTTCAGTAATGTAATTACTGTGTAGTTACATCCCTTTATTCTTGTAGTTCTACATTAGCATACTGCTGTTACTGCACTTTATTCGCTTTCTCAATATTCTGGGAAAAGTTCTTTGTTATTCTTGATTACTCCCATATGTAGTAtttctttttactctttcaAAGAAgttacatgtttttaaattgcAATAAAATGTTACTCAAAACCGTAATAtatcaaaactgtaaaaaatcacacaaaaaaatatatgaaaatacaAGCTcgttttcatcttcttcttcttcttcttcttcttcttcttcttcttcttcctcttcctcttcttctttgtctttcctgaattccaaaataaatacattcaaatatatttacatgttacaaatagtctttttttccttgtatgggtgtgtgcttgtgtgtgttggttttgggGTGAGTGGGTGCTCTGCAAATATTGAAAAGTTTGGATGCCTCAGCATTACATTAAAGGCAATGTTTTTActattatatttgtgtttaaacCCTTAAATGACCTTTCAGGATTGCACACTCTGTATCAAAAGATTGAATCATCACTCCTCACAGAGGATAGAATTTGTGTTTCCTGATCTTGCAACAAGCGCTATCTAAAAACTGAAATTTGGCACTTTTGTCTGGTTGCTTAGCTGAAACAGTGACCATATAGTCCACAATGATGTTTCCATGAATATGTGTGACATCTGACCAGTGTTCTAATTGTCTCTCTTCTGGTTACCTCAacataacagtgtgtatgtaattCTCTTCATTACTCCTGATTTTTTCCACGAAATTGCTATAATAggaaacaaaaaccaaaacaaacatcaattACTGTGCGGTTTATGTCGGTGTATTTGTACAGTACTATCATAGTAAACCTGACTGGGTGCATATACTTTTCAAAAGGCATAAGACTGATCATAAttttatggggaaaaaatgatttgaaGGGGGTGTCAAGATCAGTTCTTCATTGGCTCTTCATACCCCTGTGTGGTGGTCATGAATGGACATgagtctctgttttctttccataATGACAGTGAACAGTGGCAGCTATGAATGCTAAGTGAATGTGGGTTGTGTGGTAATGTAGAGTAACAGCGTCAGCATGAGTCGCTAAGACCGCGCACGGAGAGGGAGTAAAAGCTATAGCTTGGTGGTCGTGTTGTACTTAAGGGTTTTCCCCCATAAACATTCTTTAGTCTTCATGGACATCCACGTAATTTCCATGCCGTTGATAGCAGTCTGCTGCTactgtcttcattttcatcataCAGTGTAACTGTGCTTCAATGCTGGCTAAGGCTATGATTGTTTTTAGACTctttcatattaaaatacatGTTATTTCATACCTCATAGTTACTATATGATTAATCTGACAAAGCTAATGTGGGGAGCGCTTTCACAACTCAGGGCCATGCAGTAGCAGATGGACGATTCAAGATTGCTTGGGAGCTACACAAGAGCATACAAGAGTAATAAGATTGACAGCAAACTAATACAGAAGATAGACAGGTTACATATGTTTTAAGTGTTGTACCAAAGACAACAGAGAACTAAGTTCTCGAAGATTGTTCTCCACTTCAGAGCTCATGAGACATCTATGAAGCCACTGTTTGGTTTCATAAGTGAGCGGTAGTCAAAGCTGAATGAACTGTCGTGAATTAAGGTAAGGTCATCATTTACTTGTTATTGTAAAAGTTCCgtaaaataattttattcatttgtttctttcacaTATAGCAGAAGTATAGTATATAATGAGGTAGAGAGTCATTTCAGGTGAAAGATCATTTCTTTCCTATGGTAAACCACAGCTGAAGCCTTCCTCTTCCTATTTCCACTGTTTGAGATGAGTAGTCGGAGGCTAATGAAAGCCCCCCTCCTCCAGCATACCACTAATGCCCCCACCCCACGTCCCTAATAAATTCAACCAGGGCTACTGATTGTTCAGTCTGAAGTATAACACAGGACAGGATGCTACTGAATCTAACCgctgttcttctctgtctctctgcctgcatgGGCAGCGTGTTTGCTGGTGAGTTCTGTGGTATGCCCTAGATTCCGCTGCACTAGGCGACCAAGTTAGAGCTCGTGGGCAccaagcttttttctttttagttgtcGATTTAAGTTAGTGTTCCTGTCTGCCTGTAtttacacttctctctcttaattTTCACGTACGTGTGGACCTATATGTAAATGAGTAAAAATCAAAGTAATGTTCCAGTGAATTGTAtgtgatttttcatttctgcttacAGGTAATGGAGCTATAGTAAACTGTTGCAAAAGTGTCAAACAGGATAGAGTGCCTCTGAAAAACATTGTGGATTACAGAGTACAGGAAAAAGGACTGTGCCCTGTCAAAGCAATTGTGTAAGTGTTAAATTACTCACTATGTTCATTTGTGACAGTGAAGTGCATAATTCGGAACTATGCGCTCACTCTACTTCACTGTGTAACCACGGTGAACTCTCAGGAGCAGAGTAACATATAACTTCATGCAGTATGTCAATTCAttgttaaatgaaatattacaaagATATTAGATGGTAACGTCATAGATGAGTTTATATAGAAGTTTATATAGAAATACagtaaaagataaataaagtaaatgatACAAGACAGCCGAAAAACCTCAAAGTTAAAAGATGAAATCAGAAACATACtgaatttataataataataataataataataataataataataataataataataattgtgttGCAGGCTCCGCACTATCAAAGGGAAAAGACTTTGCTCTGACCCTCAGCTGGAGTGGACTAAGAGGGCCATGAGAAAAGTGGATGCAGaccgagaaagaaagagtaagacGGCAGATCGAAGAACAAAAACGAAATTGTCAACCAAGGCACCAGCGGAGTGGGCAAAGAAAACCTTAGCAGTTACAACAAGTAAAGTACCAGTGAACAGCAGGTGGCAGAGAGAAACCTCAGCGCCAACAGACGGAGCATCAGGGGACAGtgagaagaacagagacattttgatgacatgaacaaaaatgccagtgacttttttttacaatgacAATGGAAGGACCAGACAAACGAAAACGCACAAAAAAGTGAATGTAATGAACCACTATTTAAAGTTCAGTTTACGATGGAATATTTTTGTACTTCCTAAAAGAGATCTCTTGCTAGATATAAGCTTACGTACACTTCTGTCTGCTATAAAGTTTGGATTTTTCCCCCCATATGTACATCCACATGTAATTTCTTTGAATCTTGGAAACTCCATAGTTGTGGGACTAAATGATACAGTCCTTTCTTCACAATGTACATAATATTATTATATCTACATAAAATaagcatgtaaataaatatatatatatatatatatatatcaattaAGTCTTTACAAAtggaaaatatatttctttttatttggtGTCCATTCAGTTGGATTCTGCTTCCTGTCTGAACTAAGAGAGTAGCAATGCTGCTCCCTCATGGTGCACTTATGACACTGCCTGTCATTACAGTGATACAAATCCTCCAAATGTGGATGAGGGTTTGAAGGTATCACTCTGGGTCATTGGGTTGCTTTCCCTCTCACAGTTCAGTTTACAGGTAATTGGTCCGTAATTGGTCCCTCccctacacacgcacatacacacacacacacacacacgaattcACATCGGTGACGTGAGGTGAGGTCAGTGGCTGGGTAGGCAGTTGGAATTCACAAATCCAAATTACATACTTTTGTGCTCTCTAATGTCTTATAAGAATCTGATCCTTCTTAATTCCTCTGACTGCCACAGAATTCTAGAATACCGTGCCCCCCTGGCTGAACTACATTCCAAATCAAAAcctaaacaaaaatattatcaAAGTATATGTGAagtactttttttcttgttttaaatgttttttgatAGATGTGAAATGACTAAGTAACATCATTGCCTTTCCTTAGT contains:
- the LOC115812158 gene encoding eotaxin-like is translated as MKPTTLLVQCSVALLVLLLSGPKQTAGVIVVPCCQKTSHTKVELEKLVSYKFQDRPLCALRAVKFTTIKGIVICSDPSTKWAKRAMKYLDEKRKSPLRTTTMATTTTTATATTTTATQENYKSHHSTTDNPALQNTTTIHMLFPNKKPF